One Salvelinus namaycush isolate Seneca chromosome 29, SaNama_1.0, whole genome shotgun sequence genomic region harbors:
- the LOC120024105 gene encoding alpha-1,6-mannosyl-glycoprotein 2-beta-N-acetylglucosaminyltransferase-like: MRFRIYKRKVVILTLVVVVCGLAFWTSGKQKKSSGVVVPKEADGARRSSSSQVQPQATPAVSRIPIVPPIAPVAPANDTQLENHPKKQLEKEKTVKPDVDNTTLVYRGIVFQLNFDQTVRHEERFRAVRKKDDLVVVVQVHNRPDYLRLLVESLRKARGVERILLIFSHDFWSPEINQVVASVDFCQVLQIFFPFSIQLYPQEFPGHDPRDCPRDIPKMDALKLGCINAEYPDSFGHYREAKFSQTKHHWWWKLHFVWDRVRALKDHRGLVLLIEEDHFLSPDFLHLLKLMSILKRENCPDCDILSLGSYGHISYASKSNKVEVKAWKSTEHNMGMALSRETYQKLLQCTDSFCTYDDYNWDWSLQHLTVTCLPSYWKVMVSEAPRVFHAGDCGMHHKKSVCMPSSQKSKIENILQSSSNQLFPKNLLITKRLPANGAGGVAPHVKNGGWGDIRDHELCKSYLRLQ, from the exons ATGAGATTCCGAATCTACAAGAGGAAG GTGGTAATACTGacgctggtggtggtggtgtgtggctTAGCCTTCTGGACCAGTGGGAAGCAGAAGAAGAGCAGTGGAGTGGTGGTCCCCAAAGAGGCTGATGGAGCGAGGAGAAGCAGCAGTAGTCAGGTGCAGCCACAGGCCACACCTGCAGTCAGTCGGATACCCATCGTACCGCCAATCGCACCTGTAGCACCTGCCAACGATACCCAGCTGGAGAACCACCCCAAAAAACAACTGGAGAAGGAGAAAACGGTCAAACCGGATGTGGACAACACTACCCTCGTCTACCGTGGCATCGTGTTCCAGCTCAACTTTGACCAGACGGTGAGGCACGAGGAGAGGTTCAGAGCAGTGAGGAAGAAGGATgatctggtggtggtggtacaggtGCACAACAGACCTGACTACCTGAGGCTGCTGGTGGAGAGTCTGAGGAAGGCCCGGGGCGTGGAGCGCATCCTGCTCATCTTCAGCCATGACTTCTGGTCCCCCGAGATCAACCAAGTGGTGGCCTCGGTTGACTTCTGCCAGGTCCTCCAGATCTTCTTCCCCTTCAGCATCCAGCTGTACCCCCAGGAGTTCCCGGGCCACGACCCCAGGGACTGCCCCAGAGACATTCCCAAAATGGACGCCTTAAAGCTGGGTTGCATCAACGCAGAGTACCCCGACTCATTCGGCCACTACCGCGAGGCCAAGTTTTCCCAGACCAAGCACCACTGGTGGTGGAAGCTGCACTTTGTGTGGGACAGGGTCCGGGCGCTGAAGGACCACCGGGGCTTGGTCCTTCTTATCGAGGAGGACCACTTCCTCTCCCCGgacttcctccacctcctcaagCTGATGTCGATCCTGAAGAGGGAGAATTGCCCAGACTGTGACATCCTGTCTCTGGGGAGCTATGGCCACATCAGCTACGCTAGCAAATCCAACAAGGTGGAGGTGAAAGCCTGGAAGTCCACCGAGCACAACATGGGCATGGCTCTGAGCAGGGAGACCTACCAGAAGCTCCTCCAATGCACTGATTCCTTCTGCACCTACGACGACTACAACTGGGATTGGTCCTTGCAGCACCTGACCGTGACCTGTTTGCCCTCCTACTGGAAGGTCATGGTGAGCGAGGCGCCCCGTGTCTTCCACGCCGGGGACTGCGGAATGCACCACAAGAAGTCTGTGTGCATGCCATCCAGCCAAAAGTCCAAGATAGAGAACATCCTTCAGAGCAGCAGCAATCAGTTGTTCCCCAAGAACTTGCTGATCACTAAGAGACTGCCAGCTAACGGGGCAGGTGGGGTGGCGCCCCATGTGAAGAACGGGGGCTGGGGGGACATTAGGGACCATGAACTCTGCAAGAGCTACCTTCGATTACAGTGa